DNA from Oncorhynchus masou masou isolate Uvic2021 chromosome 5, UVic_Omas_1.1, whole genome shotgun sequence:
ACAACTGTGGATGTTGGCTAAAGGCCCTTAAAGCCTGCTGCCACTAGATGCCCTGTGATCATCTCATGAATCTGCACTAGTTGGAGCAGAAACTATGGCCATATGTTTTAATTTTCTTTTAAATTTTTtgttaattttacctttatttaaccaggcaagtcagttaagaacaaattcttattttcaatgacagcctgttTTGAAGAAAGGGATCTTATCAGCATATTTCATGTGTTGTGGCAGTTATTTTTGTGATAATGTAGTTGGTATAGTTGGTCAAAGATGCAAGCGAGTCAATACAGAAATAATCAGTCAATACTTTTCACATCTCAGCTTCCTCCCACTGTTCCTCTACAGCATGTTTTCCACTGCAGAGAGCTGGGGATGGACACGCTACCAAGTGAATCAGCCTAAGCTGAGAGTGCAAATCAGCTGATGATAACAAACTGGAAATAAGCTGCAGGCCACAGGTGACATCATAGAGGAATGTctgagtgtatctctctctctctccctcgttagTTTCCTATCCTCATGATATGGTCTATACCTAAAGTTCCAAAACTATGGGGATGAAATGTACAGATGGTGATAAGTCTATTCATACAAAACTTAAAGATTTGTTTTAGAATTTACATGAAATGTAAGCTATTGCTTAATAGCAAATGATTGCAGGTCTGGGGGGCATAAGTTTTCCTCTTGTATGGAAAACATTTCCTCCATCATAATGCCCATATTTTAAACACTTGTGCATTCGTCAAGAAATCATATACTACAAGCGGTGAGCTTCTTTAGAGAAAAGAAACAGTTTGACGATGTAGTACATTTTATTTCAtaacttttttactttattttttatttaacctttatttaactaggcaagtcagttaagaacaaattcttatttacaatgacggccttccctgtggcaaacccggacgacgctgggccaattgtgcgccgccctatatgactcccaatcacggcctgatgtgatacagcctggaatcgaaccagtaccttagaccgctatACCTGAGTAAATAATTGATTTATCTGTGTCATAGAAAACAATGCAATTAAACAATATAATGCAGAATAGGATATCTGTAAAAGCTACATATTGACTGGGAAAAAATTAACAAACTACATGGtcaaaagaatgtggacacctgttcatcaaacatctcattccaaaatcatggacattaatatggagttggtctccccgttgctgctataacagcctccaatcttctaggaaggctttccactagatgttgaaacattgctgcggggacttgcttccattcagccacaagataattagtgaggtcgggcactgatgttgggcaattaggcctggctcacagtcggtgttccaattcatcccaaaggtcagggctctgtgcaagccagtcaagttcttctacaccgatctcgacaaaccatttctgtatggaccttgctatgtgcatgggggcattgtcatactgaaataggaaagggccttccgCAAACTGTTGTtacaaaattggaagcacagaattgtctagaatatcattgtatgctgaagcattaagatttcacttcactggaactaaggggcctagcccggaCCATAAAAagccccagacaattattccaccaaactttacagttgttaTTATGCATTGGGTTGCGTTCTCTTAGcttcctccaaacccagattcttccATCGGAccgccagatggtgaagcgcgaTTAATTACTCCAGAAAATGTGTTTCCCCTCTTCCCTAGTCCAATAGCGgaaagctttacaccactccagccgatgcttggcattgcgcatggtgatcttaggcgtgtgtgcagctgctcggacatggaaacccatttcatgaagctcccgacaaacagttcttgtgttgCAATCAAGGACAGGCGATCTTTACCCTCTACAGTGGTTCCTAAAAGTTGAGTCACACTGCAGCACTCCTTGCaggctgctgcagcattctgtggcacgttATCAAATTGTAAGCCATTTGTTCTGTTAATgcaagttagtgctagtttgaccaccagaaggcacctttgagaagcatttgatagtcttccatattggcattaccagagaatttaaaaccttttttgtcatgacatagtatatgggattgattttaagaaatttgtcttaattaatttgattaatattatggtgtctATATTCGGAGAAAAACTAAAAAGGAAACTGTAGAACGTGACGTcggcagtacagtactgggctattttGCTAAAGAAACCCTGTGTCGTGTGGGAAGGgcacgcgggagaccggggttcaattccccaacagggaggaaggagtaggctgtccttgtaaataagaaattgttcttaactgattccacgtgttatttcatagttgtgatgtcttcactattattctacaatgtaatgagtgctctaactcccccttgcggtGGTCTGGAGCAGTGAAGCCGTGACGcagggtacctctaagtcccgctGTAcaaacttttaaaggaggaaccactgcaTGCGTTTCAACACTGCAGTCCCTTTTTGTGAGCCTGTGTGGCCTACCACGTCACGGCTGAACCGTTGTTGCCagtagatgtttccacttcactataacagcacttacagttgaccagggcagctctagtaatgcagaaatttgacaaaccaACTTGTTGAGAAGGTGGCATCCTATTACGGTGCCATGTTCAAggcactgagctcttcagtaaggccattctactgccagtgtttgtctatggagaatgtatgggtgtgtgctcgattttatacacctgtcagcaacaggtattGTTGAAATAGTTGAATCCACttatttgaagggatgtccacatactttgtatatatagtgtagaagCACAACCTAAAATATGTAAAGGTGACCTTTTTGGGAAAGCATACACAATTTGTTCCACCTGCAGAGAATCAGAGTAACATCTCTGGCTGTAGTGTAGATAAGAACAAAGACCACTTTAGTTCAGAGTGAGTCCCAACAATCCAAGCAGCTATATTGACTTCCTCCGTGTGTGAGGGCTGCTCATCCCCAGAAATAGGGCATCGCTGCTGGGGAAGGACTGGGTTGAGGTTCCCCTGGAGCTGCAGGAGGCTCCATCCACCCTGTAGGAGATGGAGTTGTAGAAGACAGAGTTGCTGTGGCAGCCTGAGTGCTCACAGTGGGCCGGAGAGGGGCTGCCACAGGCAACCAACCTGAAGCACATGCAGGAGCAGAGGGCGCTGATGCGGGACTCAGGATGCTTAGCAGAGTCCTTGACCCCAGGGGTCTCTCTACGCTCCTCagatggagaggggatgagatTGGTACGACTGGTGCCTCCCTCCATGGGCAGGGAGAGGTTACAGCGGCTACTGTTACCATCCTCAGCTCCAAACCGTTCTATCCCATCAGCTCTGTCCCACACTGATGCTTCCACATCTGCCTCCACCTCCCCACCCCCTGTCGTCTTAGGCGCTGCTGGCTTTTGCTCCTCCCACTCCACCTCCAGGCTTCTGGTTGCCTCCTCTGTGCTGTAGGTGAGGAAGCGTAGCACCACCAGGTTCAGGAAAGCCCCAATCACTGCCAGCCCCACCAGGATGTACATGAAGCTAAAGGCCACATAGGGAGTCCTCCTCTGGAGGGCCTCCTTCTTCTGCAAGGCCACAAAGTCCCCGAAGCCGATGGTGGTGAGCGTGATGAAACAGTAGTAGTAGGCATTGAAGAAAGTCCAGCCCTCAAAGTGGGAGAAGGCTGCTGCCCCGACACAGAGCGTGCTCATGCAGGACAGGAGGCCCACCAGCACCATGTTCCCCATGGACACATCAGTCTTCCGTAAGCCCATGCATCGCTTGAGCCTGCAGAGGAGGTAGCGGACGAACGTGTTGATCCTTTCCCCCATGCTCTGGAACATGACCAGTGTCAGAGGGATACCCAGAACTGCATAGAACATGCAGAATACCTTTCCAGCATCAGTGCTTGGAGCAGCGTGACCATAACCTGCAAGAACCGAATCATATCAAAGTTATAGACACATCATATgtgtacattaacacacacacagtacattttTAAATAACCCAAAGAACAGTAGTCTCCTTAACACAATCCCCATAACTGCATTATCATAACTGCCGATTTCACTAATAATTTCAACAAGAGTTCAGCTTCAGCACAATGGTAAGCGCCAtaagagtagaggacatgttcaAACAGATTTGTTGTATGGATGCATGGATGATTCATGTATGGATGATTTCACTTGCAGAGCAAAGAAACCACATAAACAAAGAGTCCAAGACTTGCTTGGGACATATTTCTAAAGGGCATAGCAAAATTAGTTACCTATCGTTGTGAGGACGGTGATAGCAAAGTAAAAGGATCCCGCGAATTTCCACTGTCTCCCCGCGCGATGGGGCTCCGACTGAAGAACCACTCTCTCGATCTCCCGGTAGTCGACATCGGTAAATCCGTACTTCTTCTTCAGCTCATTGCGTTTCTGTTCCAAGATCTTCTTCTTCGAGTTCTCGATCTCTGATTCGAGGGCGTCGAACACCGCGGCTCCCACAAGCAGGTAGGATAGCATACACAGGATGAGAGAAAGGGTCCGAATGTTCTGCGCCTTCATCCTCACTCCGAGAGAACTCGAGTGGGCACTGAGAGGTGGGAGGGTGTGTGTTAAGGAAGAGAGACAGCAGGTGTTCGCGCAAGTTATGTCATGCAAGCCTTGACCAACACAGCCTTGCTAATTATATGAAGAACGATCCTACACCTTTTTTACTGCTTGTTGTCCCTCTGTTATTATCTTAGGCTACTTGAAGAAATGTGTTAGGCCCTACAGGTGATTAAACAGACAGTTTTTGTTGTTGCATAATTTTCCCCTATTTGAACAAAGCGCGCACATTCACCCCATTCACATAACAGTTATGGGGCCTGGCCTACATAGTTGATTGATATAACTCATCAGTGTCCTAGGCCTATATAGTATTACGGTGTAGGTAATTGTACCTGTCGTATTTTTTACACTGGCACTGCACGCACATTCCATAGGCTTTGGGGTATGTGTTCTCATTACAGTATGCGTTCCGGTGTGCAGGCATAGTTTATAGTCTGAATGGCCATGATTTACTGGTGTTCATCCGAGTCTTTAATGATGATGCTCTCTCACACATTGGAACTAAAGCACATTGCGGTCAAATGACAGTTTATGGATAGGACCAGACTAGGATAACTTCCTGACCTGGACCTGGCTGTTTTTTAATGGTACACACTGGGTTAAACCTCAGCTCTAATGATGGCTGGCAGCTTAGACAGTTTTTACAACTAATGGCCAAGAAGGACACACTTGGACTTTTTTGTCTGTAGCCTTTTTGATCCTCTAGCCATTGCTGTCATCCATCTTTAACCGATCCAACTTCTTATGTAAGCCCGATGTAGATAATTtcaaataaacatttattttaatcTAAATGGGTGAAATAAACTGGTGGCCTTGATCAAAAATCATACCCCACTGTGTGCAGCGAGCTGgacctgtccatggtgctgaacactGGTTTGTAATCAGTGAGAGATGGTCAATTGGACGGCTTCAGTTGGTGAAAGAGACTATTGTTCCTTTGGTTTTTTGGAGAGAAAGGGGTGCACTGTAGAAACAGCTGGCCTCTTTAAAATCAACTCTCTTGATTACTTTGCTTTGCGAAGCGTACATGTGTGAAGTATTCACAAAACGCTTGGGTAATGTATTACTCTGACTGATGAAGCATGGGCTGGTGGTGGAGCTGACCTTTATAAAGCACACTTAGTCCCAGAGGGATCAATAGAGCCTTCATTTATTAACTcaatcaaagagagagaaaaaataaaggTAGCCAACCACGTGAGTATTTTATTACCCCCAAAGCATCAAGTCTTAAATGTCATGATTGAGCTCAAATACTCAAAGACTAGGACATGAGGTACATTTACATGGGTCTGATTAGACACAGAGACCAGTGATAAAAATGTCAATTGGTCATTTTGTAACAAGTTTAGTATTATAATATTGATTTTGTGCATACCAGGTTACAGTTCCATATTCAATTATATTAATATAAACATCATTAATAATAAAGTTAATGAATCATTGCTAAAGGCTGtattgtgtgtgagaaagagagagagagagagagagcaaagagagagagagagagagagagagagcaaagagagagagagagagagagagcgagcaaagagggagagatagagacagagggaggggagagaggaagagtccCTTTAAATTCTGAAGGTTTATTACCTCTTCTCCACCGAGAGCATGATCATCTCTGTTATTACAATCTACATGTATTGTTTGTCTCCTTACAAGCCTATCCAGGGCTATTATGTCCTATATGAAGTACAGTAAATACCATATTGTGCTTTACTCAGTGCCAACAAAATCCATTACCACCCAGATGGTAAGAGTGCAGAGAGTGAGAGTGGCTGTTTTCTCTACTGAAAAAAAGGATAAGAACAATCATTACTATTTAAATGGATTATATCCCTGAAAGATAAGTTAATAGCCAATGTCCAAAGTCCTTTCCAGTCAATATGCATGGTTGTTAGGGCAGAGCAGTTATACAACAGCAGCTTTAAAGTCAGACACAAATAATGCAATCAAACAAAGGTTTTTGAAGTTTCACAAGAAGAATATGCATTGAGAAATATATTGGTTTGTGATTCTCTATAAAAACATCTTTGAGCATTAGTCCCCAACCCTTCTAATAGCTTTGTGGCTGCTGATGCCGAAGGAGTATTTATAGTGTTTTATCTGATTTGCTAAGCTCCTATCCCGCTCTGGTTCGGCTTGACTCGGCCTCTAAGCTAACTCTCACAGGAAGACATTAAGACCAGGATATCAAGCACCAGGCCAGTCATCTGCCTATGTTCCATCCTTCGATGGAAGATGAGCCATGATATAACCAATAACATGATGCTGTCTTTACACTGATAACAGAGACTACTAAATGTCAGCATAGAAAATTATTAAGATAGAAGTCACTGCACATTAGCAGAACTGATGCGTTGTTTGTTGAGTGTACCGAGACTTTCATGTTCACATAATACAACTTTTATGCTTAATTATTAAGAGTAAAGTGGGATGCATAAGATGTAGGGGTTTGGATGATGGTAAAAAGTACCCACTGACTTTCATATCAGAATCCAGATCACTGTGAATGGTGGATTTCAGCTGTCTACTTGTGCTTatgttggcagggtagcctagggcggcagggtagcctagggcggcagggtagcctagggcggcaaggtagcctagggcggcaaggtagcccagggcggcaaggtagcctagggCGGcagggcgttggactagtaaccggaaggttgcaagttcaaacccccaagctgacaaggtacaaaactgtcgttctgcccctgaacaggcagttaacccactgttcctaggccatcattgaaaataagaatttgttcttaactgacttgcctagttaaataaaggtaaaatgtcaAAGGCACTGGCTCTTTTCCCCAGAGGGTTACACTGACTTGAACTTTACAGTTAATGTGAGTAGTGCTTTGAGGCTTATTAACCaaaagggcagaatgacagacctTTCAAACCTTTCAGCATCTTTAGGGAGGCCTGACGGACCTTTCAATCCTCCTTTCCAGTCCATGTGGCGTCAATATGCATGGTTGTTAGGGCAGAGCAGTTATAGGGAGGCCTGGTGGAACTTTCAAACCTCTGGGACAGAACCTTTATCTGGTGGAACTTTATCTGGTGGAACTTTCAACCCTCTGGGACAGCACCTTTAGGGAAGCCTGGTGGAACTTTCAATCCTCTGGGACAGTACCTTTATCTGGTGGAACTTTATCTGGTGGAACTTTCAACCCTCTGGGACAGCACCTTTAGTGAGGCCTGGTGGAACTTTCAATCCTCTGGGACAGTACCTTTATCTGGTGGAACTTTATCTGGTGGAACTTTCAACCCTCTGGGACAGTACCTTTAGGGAGGCTTGGTGGACCTTTCAATCCTCTGGGACAGCACCTGATGACTGTGACAAGGTATGACTGTGACCAagtattcaacaacaaaaaaattatgAATAGACAGTGCAGTCTATAGACCAAGTAGTGAATATGGAATGTAGGTTATATTTTAAATGCTATTAATTTATATTATAGTTTTTAATATGCCCCATTTCATTCCTTGGGGACTGCAGATGGAATTTAGATAGAattctaaataaaaataaatgtattaacAAGTGCCCTATAAAGTCAGCCCTTGAACTCCACAACACCCTACCAGTGCAACTGCAAGCTGCCTCTGCAGATGCCCTGAGTCATGGCTGCTAATTGTTACTTATCATTGGAGTGCACTTCCTATGATACTATGGGAGGAAGGGTGGGGACGGCTATGGCTGAAATCAGAACAGTGTTTTGTAGGATATTTGGCAATAGCAAGGAACATGGATGTGATCAGTAAAAGGGTTTCATCATGTCAATATTAGCCTACTTATTGTCAGTATTCACAATATTCTCGTGAAAAGATTCACCAATCTGTTGAAACTAACAATAACTAAACAACCACACAATCATTCAATTCTATCATTCAAATACAGCATACATTTCCTGTAAACATGCAACTTATTGAATTTAAATCACACTCTAAATTGTGTTCTTTTGATTTTGGCAACAAATCAGCATTCCCTCGTCTTTAATTTGGTCTCTTGTAAATGTACATTTCCTCCACAAATAGCCTCACCAAAGGACTGTCTGTGTGTGGCCTATAATGAACCATGGATGTAGCTGGAGTCAGAGGGAGTCTCTCTGTACCCAGGCCTATCTGCTGtctgccagccaaccagccagccagccaccagagGGAGTTTTAGGCTCTGATGTTGCCTGGAGAAAATGTACTGTAGGTGACATTAACCTGGCTCAGGTCTGCAGCTGGTTGCCCTGGAAACCAGGGTAAAGGTCTTAATATATCAGATGAGACTTATGTAAAGATGAAAGGGGTctggctatttaaaaaaaaaatatatatatactgaaataCTTTTAACTGTACTACAGTATTTGTAGGCCTACTGATAATTTAGGACTAAGGTTAACTCTAGTATCATGTACGTCTCTGTTTAATGTCTATGCAAACCATGTCAACAGAATGACGTAGGGGAAACAGCACCCGAATGTGTTATCGTTACATACTTATAGTGGGAGAAGGCGGCTGGATGTGTACCCCGGTGGAAGTGTGGACTCACTCAAATAATTTTAAATGTACTACCATAATGACATCTTTTCACTTTTCTGTTGAAAAGTAACTTAGATGGCCTATAGATGGAGCTGATGTTCAACACAGAGCAATAATcatgtacagtaccattcaaacgtttggacacacctactcattacatgtttgtttgtttttttactattttctaaattgcagaataatagtgagacatcaaaactatgaaataacacatatggaatcatgtagtaacaaaaaagtgttcaaaatcaaaatatattttaaattttacattcttcaaagtagccacctgtcacgacttcctctccttgttcgggcagtgctcggTGGTCGGCGTAGCAGGTCtactagccatcactgatccatttttcttTTTCCGTCTGTTTTGTCTTTGGTTTgttcacacctggttttcatttgctttcatttctgtgtgtatatttaCACCTGTCTCCTGCTTAGGTTTGTGTGGGATTATTTTCATGTTGCTCGTTGAGGTTTTCCTCAGTTTATTTCACTTGTGTACAGTGTTGTAGGATAAGTAAGGGGCGTTGTTTTTCTCCTTCCGTTAGTGACTCTGTGTTCCATTTGTCTTGGGCGTTTATTGGTATTGTACCTGAACAACTTTTGAACTTTCCTATTAAATACGCTAAATTGACAGCTCTGCTCTACTGCACTTGACTACCTTAACTACCTCAAGTACAAAGTCGCAactccaccctttgccttgatgacagctttgcacactcttggcattctctcaatcagcttcatgaggtagtcacctggaattcatttTTAATTAACTGGAGTGCCTtgtttaaaagttaatttgtggaatttatttccttcttaatgcgtttgagcctatCGGTTGTGTTCTGACACggtaggtgtggtatacagaagatagtactatttggtaaaagacaaagtccatatatggcaagaatagctcaaataagcaaagagatgacagtccatcattactttaagacatgaaggtcagtcaatacgaacaatttcaagaactttgaaagcttcttcaagtgcagttgcaaaaaccatcaagcactatgatgaaactggctcttatgaggactgccacaggaaaggaagaccagaactacctctgctgtagaggataagttcattcgagttaaatgcttcacagagttcaagtaacagacacatctcaacatcaactgttcagaggagactgcttgaatcaggacttcattgttgaattgctgcaaagaaaccactactgaaggacaccaataagaagaagagacttgtttgggccaagaaacacgagcaatggatattaggccggtggaaatctgtcctttggtctgatgagtccaaatttgagatttttggttccaaacgctgtgtctttttgagacacagagtaggtgaacagatctctgcatgtgtagttcccactgtgaagcataaAGGGGGATGTGCaatagtgtgggggtgctttgcgggtgacactatctgtgattcatttagaatgcaaggcatacttaaccagtatggctactacagcattctgcagtgatatgccatcccatctggtttgcgcttagtgggactatcatttgtttttcaacaggacaatgaccaaaaacacacctccaaacacaagaaggagagtgatggagtgctgcatcagattacctggcctccacaatcacccaacctcaacccaattgacatggtttgggatgagttggacctcagagtgaaggaacagcagccaacaagtgctcagcatgtgtgggaactccttccagacagttggaaaagcattccaggtgaagctgtttgagagaatgccaagggtgtgcaaagttgtcatcaaggcaaagggtgtgtCACATTCGtcgtaaggatcggaccaaggcgcagcatgcgTACATTCCAATTTAttaaaagaatgaacactgaacaaactaacaaaacttGCCACTAATATGAATAGTGCAgccaggcaactaaacatagaacaagaacccacaaacaccaaagggaaatggctacctaaatatgatccccaatcagagataacgataaacagctgcctctgattgggaaccatgtcaggccaccataaacatacaaatacctagacctacaaaaccctagacatacaaaagccatagacaatacaaaaacccctagacaatacaaaaactagcgtatccaccctagtcacaccctgacctaaccaaaatataaagaaaacagagaaatctaaggtcggggtgtgacagggtggctactttgaagaatctcaaatataaaatatattttgatttgtttaccacttttatggttactacatgattccatatgtgttatttcaaagtttggatttcttcactattattctaaaatgtagaaaatagtaaaaataaagaaaaaaacttaaatgagtaggtgtatccaaacctttgactgacaCTGTAGGTGGTAGGCTTACAATGTGGCCCATCAAAGGCATTCATTTTGTCTAAAAATGTTAGGCCTATAATTTAAGTGATGGGGAAAACAGGATAAAACCAAATTAGGTCTGGTAAAATAGTTCCAACTGTTTGGTATGTTTCTCTTTACAAAAAGGTAGGCCTACATGACAGcagtgcctgtctgtctcctgtgaGTTATTCAACCAATCCAATATGACTCAGTGTGCTGTATTGGCTGGTGTTTATGACTTCTTGTAAAATCTGGTGGAGAAACCTGGTTTGAGGGAAATTCATATGATTTGTGATGGTTTTTTGTGTCCcccgcaaagcacccccacaccatcgcACATCCTCCTAAAGAAGTTCAACtgtagcctgttcaacctctctttcgtgtcgtctgagattcccaagattggaaagcagctgcggtcatccccctcttcaaaggggggtacac
Protein-coding regions in this window:
- the LOC135527798 gene encoding potassium channel subfamily K member 15-like yields the protein MKAQNIRTLSLILCMLSYLLVGAAVFDALESEIENSKKKILEQKRNELKKKYGFTDVDYREIERVVLQSEPHRAGRQWKFAGSFYFAITVLTTIGYGHAAPSTDAGKVFCMFYAVLGIPLTLVMFQSMGERINTFVRYLLCRLKRCMGLRKTDVSMGNMVLVGLLSCMSTLCVGAAAFSHFEGWTFFNAYYYCFITLTTIGFGDFVALQKKEALQRRTPYVAFSFMYILVGLAVIGAFLNLVVLRFLTYSTEEATRSLEVEWEEQKPAAPKTTGGGEVEADVEASDSAKHPESRISALCSCMCFRLVACGSPSPAHCEHSGCHSNSVFYNSISYRVDGASCSSRGTSTQSFPSSDALFLGMSSPHTRRKSI